From the genome of Phaeodactylum tricornutum CCAP 1055/1 chromosome 9, whole genome shotgun sequence:
GTGTTCAaacatttccaaagacaGATCAccgaccatttcttccccATTGTCTAGACCAAGATTATGCGTAAAGCATGGTCGATTTGACAGATCCATGGTAACTTCAATTTTCGTTTGATTCTGTTCCGCTGACGCACACCACATACGATTCAAACCTGCCTTGGTACCAAGGGCGTCCGTCAATACTTGTCCCAAGGCGATTGCCACGTCCTCGGCAGTGTGATGTTCGTCGATCCATAAATCGCCGTGACAGGTCAAATCTAAACTCATGCAAGCAGTGGTGGCGAGTAAAGTCAGGAAAGTATCCAACGTCTTAATGCCGCAATTGACATGGACACCTAGTTCACTGCCGTCCATGCGCAGCGTTGCAGATATAGATGTCTCCTTGGTTTTTCGTGTCACACTCCCTTGACGACCCAGCACGGTTCCCGCTTGCCAGTTTTTACTTTCCGGATCGTACAGTTGCAGGGTCCTGGAAGATTCGGAGCGGGTATCGATACCATCCAGCAAGTTTCTGATCGCTCGCGCAAAGGCTTTGAAAGACGCTTCGACAATATGATGAGCGTTGTCTCCTCGCACCTTGCGAAGTACAATAGAAATGTCGGCGTGTTCGGCTAGACATTGCCAAAAGATTGCTAGCTTGTCAGTTTCCATTCTTCCAATTGTCTTTCTGCCCGTAGACGGGAATGTACCGTAAGGCGGGAGTGTGAAGCTCGTAAGCTCTCCAGCATGGACGCGTTTGATTTCGCACGCCACGAGAGCTTCATCCAGTGGACAACAGAAACGTGAACTGGTTCCTGCCGTCGCACTTTGAGTCAAAAGTCGCTTGAATTCGGTACCaattttgcttccaaccaaaCTCATGAGCTTGGCTTGGTCATTTTGGGCGTATCGATTATGATTCTGCGTGTCTGCCGATTCAAATACAAATCCATTGTCACCGTTGCTTTCCACCTCCGCAAAATCAGCAATCGTCAAGCTTATCCCGATTTGTGCATGCGAGTTGAACTGGTCGATCATGTGGTCCAAATAACCCACGCCTGTTGAAATGGAACCCTGCGGCTTTTCTAAATCTTCGCAAACTATCACATTTCTATTGAAGCGATTGGAAGTCTTGGGGAAAGGAGGAGATCGAAGAGGATCATCAGTAACCGTCATGGCTCCTACATGTATTACTTATTCGATTGGTAAGGCTTAGTGTTTCGCCATTGTGCTGGGATGCTTTACAACAGTTCAGCGATGTGAAACGTGTAACATTACCCGAATGCTTATACGGGAATCGTCCAGACAGCGGAGGAAGATAACGCCAAAAGACCCGGAATGCTAAAGTCCATATTCTACCACAGAGGTGCGGCATCCACCGAACTTTATCTAACATTAATGTCTGTCAAGATAGAAGTGAAAATGCTTGATgtataccttaaatgtgacgaggtcaaaagacgtgatttggggatagcgctccgtggttcaattccatggcacgttaattttgacaaatgtcTACCGGAACGTTGACTGACATAATATCAAATCAACTTACCTTCAAACTTGACGACAATCTCAGTGCTTTCGTCGCATCTGCCTTTCTTCTTTTATATTGCGTAGAGCATGGCAGGCATGAATACTGTAATCGCATCAGTGTCAGCAAACATATTTTGCTGTCGCCCACAGCAAACGTGATCATATTAGTATTATTGATAGCGACCTTTTCTAACCTTCTCAAAGATGCCTTGGCTAGGTTCCACCCAAAGTCTGTGTGGAAGACATGACGTTACTTCACAAAGGGATGTGATTGGGGAAATTGGCGGTTCCGATCCAAAGACGATAAGAATAGCATGATAGTTTTTCTGCCCACCACCCAGTGTTCCATATTCGGATTGCGTTGCAATATCTGACGTAAATTGGTGATATGCCCACATACTATAGACTAGTAGCGGACGGATTCAGCCACACAATTAAGACTGTGATGTTGTCGTAACTTCCTCTACgaatggcttcttccacgaCCATGGCAGCAATTGGGTCCCGGTCGATATCCTCCCCTTGTTCAATCAGCGCATGTATGAAGGCTACAACATCGGAACTCGTCATAACATCCCACAAGCCATCGGTAGCGAGCACCAAAAAATCATCTGCTTCATCGATTGGTAAAATGGAAACGTCGGGATCGGCAGTGACTGCAGGGCGCTCGGAGCGATCGCCGATGGCCCTCGACAGTGCCAAGTTTCCATTTACACGGTAGACCCCGGTCCCTGGAATAGGGTCGCCATGTGTGTCGACGTGCCCATGCCATATAACGCGCCCGCCGAGCGAGTGAATTCGATCGAGTTCGATGGGATCGCTCGGCTTGTGGTCACGAGTTAGCTCAATGGCAGTTTCGTTACGGCTGAGAATGGCTCTACTATCTCCAATATTCGCCGCAATAATGGTCCGTTTGGATTGTATCATCATTGGATCGGATAAGGTATTGCAGAACTCCTTGCCTGACGGAGAAGGCATCTTTTCTTCGTGCATCCACACGGCGACTGCCGTGCTACCTTGAAAGCTCCAGTGGCTAATGCGCTGGATGTTGCTATCCACTTTATACAGAGCCTGGCACAAGGCTTCTTCATATTGCCCAATTGTCGGTCCGACTTTGAGGTCCTCTAATTCAGTTCTCTTATGCGAAATTGTGGTGGTGATTGTGTGGTTCTCTGACGAGATAGACGAGGTAGAATCGTGCCCCGCACCATCGGTagtttttgttgtttccgATATTTGCGCTCCCATTACTCGAGGTAATGCAGCTTGGAGCTCCGCGTATAGATTTTGACGAAGGTATTCGCTCACAGCTTTGCCGCCATGTCCGTCGAAGACAGCGGCAAAATCTGGGGCGCACACAAAATCGTCTTCCATATAACCTCGAAAGCCTCGAACTGAGCAGGCGGAAACGGGAAAACTGTTCAAAAGCGGCTCTGGTGCTGGTCTGTTCTGAGCAACGTCGACGGTTGCTGATGTATCGGAATCTTGCTTCGACGCCCTGCCTCCGCCTCGTAAGAACCAAAAGTAGCGTGACTGTGATGTAGTCGCACGGAACGGTCGTCGTTTTTGGCGATCGAAAACAGCTTCACTCTGAAGCGATTTTGTGGTAAAAATTCGTGCAAGAGTCGAGCCCGCTACTCTCCGGTGCATTGCTGTCATCTGTAATACGGACACAATAATCATAGTATGGTACACGAACGATTGATGCTGCCAAAGGACCATGGTAACGTCGGCTTCTAATTGTTGACGTTCCAGCCCATGTCGAGACAGAATTGGGTTTGACGGGTTGTCATCAATCAGGATCGATTTCCGGGTGATTTTGTAGTACAGACCGTACTTATGGGGGCGCTCTCTACTTTTGTAGAGGTGGAACGGATAAATATCAGTGGTGGCGACCTTATGTATTCTTGAATAACAGCTACGCATGACACGCATTCTTCAGCTAATGTACATTTCATCTCGGTATGAGAAGGCGAGGCGTACCTGTTCAGTCTCTTAGTCGCTATAGTGGTGCTGGACATCGCGTGGATTTGGCACCTCTGGTTCAGGTCCCAGTTATCGGAGCTAGCAATGAATTACAGATCCTTTTAAACCCAACAAATCCAACTGTACTTGCGATCGGATGCGTTTGGATTCCATCTTGGCCACGTGCCATTTTTGCCGCTCGGGGTCGCAAAAAGATTGATCCCAATCGACACCAGGCAATCGCACGAGTTTTGCCACAGCCATTTCCTTACCCAAAAGGGCTTGTAGCATGGCAATTGCAACTACTTCTTCAACGCCATAAGAAGGTTGCGTCTGATCGTCGGTTAAATGTCCTTCAGAAACTAACTGAAATCCAGTGAGTGCAAGCTTTTTCAAATTCCACATGGCCATTGTATTCCAAGGTGCCGTTCGTCCGTTCAATTCCACTTCCAAAGCTTCATTTCCATCCACTGATGCCTCGTATAGATGACCAGGCAGAAGAGCGCCGGCGACCAAAACGTCATCGGATGCAGTAATATGTGACAGTAGAACATCTATCGATTCTGGCGATGCCATCGTTTCCGCGGACACAAATAGCACCTGCTTTGCTTTGCAGGCGTGAGTAGTCGCGAATGTGACCAACGCATTCAAGGCCGGAACGAACTTTCCCCAGGGAGATACCGGCAACAGGATAATCTCCGTCGATACGCTTGTATCTTCAAGGGCTTTGTCGCACGATCTCTGAACCGCTTTTACCAAGTCAAAGCCAGCAATTCTTTCTGTGGCATCGACGGCTACCACGCCTACAGCAGCTTGGCAAGAATGGGAGCAAAATCTAATAAAGGAAGCCACTTTGgcgtccaaatctttctgcAATGGTGGCGCTGAGGCTTTCCCAAGGTGCAGGCGAGTCGCGACCACCAACGCTCTGCAACCTGCTGAAGTATCAAACATGTTGCACGTAGAAGCAGCACAATTTGTTGCCGCCAAGATTAGTAAAATGGAAAATGAAGGAAGTGTGAAATAGACTCGGTTCATCTACGCCTTTCTTCATCAAGAACTGGCAGTGTCGTCTAAAACATTTGAAGGATGTTCGATTGTGATttgtgattgactgtgagattgtTTCGTGCCAAAGTTCTGAACGGACATTTGCTAGACGGGCGATATGTGATATGTGACATCGCAATACGTCTTTTGATGTGACAGCGAGTACAATTGCTCTTTCTTGGCTATGATACTCGTACAGTGGATGTAGCACAGAGAAACCTTATCTACCGATGTTAGAAACCTTTCGTGTCCAAGAAGCTGGTGCGAACTATCCTACTTGTATAGTATGCAGGAAGCCACCTCCAAAAATGGTACGGGGTGGGGTGACAAGATAGGAAAAAACTGTTCCGGGAAAAGTGAAAAGGCATGTGGCTACCCCATTGAAAATCAAATCGTTTTAAAGTTCTTACAAGGCTCAACAGGTCTGATATGCGTCTTACAATCCATGTGCCGTCCCCGAGCTTACATTGAGCTCATATTCAAAGCCGCCAGATTAACCAGCCAGCCCTTCCTCTGCCGTTAACCCAAAGTTGGGGTCGGAGAGATTGTCAATAGTGGACTTGTAATCTAAAATTGTACTGTCACGCTGAGCGTAACAACTGAAGTTGATCCAATTGCAGTCTTTGATGACCAACAAAGCGATTTTCACCTTCACAGATATCCACAATGGTCCACAACTGGAAAATATCCTAGTCCGTGCTTTTTGAACGCCGCATTGTTGCGTGTGGCTATTATTTAATGTTTCTACTCGCTGCCGTAGCTAGACTAGCTAAGAATAAGTTGTAGGCCATACTAGGAGTCGTTGTGTTGAAACGGCGTCGGTGGACGACACGATTCATCTCTACATGTTACATTCGTTGCAACACAAAAATGAATTCCTATTTCGTTTCCAGTTTCACTTCCAAAGATCGCCCGTTCGGACGTATGGCGGCCAGACGACAACATCGCTGAAAATGTATGGCAATGAGGCGCCAGTGCCGTTCCTCGCGTCCTTTCGAACCGTCAGCACTGCTGAGACAATGGCTCTCACTATCAAGTTACCGCGTTGCACTGGGTAAACGATATATAGATTTTGATTAGTGTACCAAGTATAAAGGGGCTGCACAGCATATCATGCCGCGACGAAGCGGGCGTCTCCAGCTCAACGAAGTGCTGGAAGAGTCCAAACGCACCGCCGACAAATTCGTAGTCGTACCGCAGGCAGATCCCGGCAACAACAGCGTCATGGACGAAGGCGGGGCTTCTCCGTCGACGGTGACTGGCAGAAAACGTTCTAGGCAATCAAAGGACGATCATTCTGACGGAGTAGGGGATGATTTCGGGGAGAATGATCTCGAGGATAGCGACAAGGAAGAGGTGGGGAAGGAACCTGCAAAGCCTCGTGACGTGACGAGTATTCTGTCCAAATGGGGGCGCAAAGGTATGAAATCAAAAAGTATGCACGCTAGCACCGGCACCATTGATGGTAGCGACACTTCTCCCAATGGTTCAAGCGGAGTCCGGGAGGGCGAAAATAGCACTTTGTCTATTGGACGAAAAGACAAGGCTGAAGTGACGAAAGTTGCTCCGGATGcgattccgaaaaagaaagtCCCGAGGAAGACTAACGATGCACCCTCTTCCGGCCCCTCTCTTTTGTCCAATCTCACCCCCGGAATTCGTCCGCCGCCAGTTAATCCTCAAACTTCAAAGTCTAATTCTTCTACAAAGTCGTCCGCTATGCCTAGCAACAAATCTACTTTTCATTCACAACCTGTAAAGACCAAAGAGTATACACAACCCGCATCAGTACGTACTCAACACATTACATCCGACGCCAACAAAGCGGGAGACCTTCCACGATCTACTCAAGAATCAAGACAAGGTCTAGCACCACCGAATAGTGCCACTCAAGCCCAACCGcctacaagattgatagcTTCGACCTCTCTACCAGGCCTCCGAGTCGAGGAACGAAGACTCATGGCGCAGCTACAAGATACTTGCCATCGAATCAGCGACAGCGGTGCCTTACCGCTTCCGATGTCTCTAGCGGTAGATGTTGGTGGAAGCTTCTTACAAAATGCAGACAACCGTTACGATTTCTTCGATACAAACAGTAACGGGGAAGTTGTTTTACAACGTCCCAAGCCGATTTTTCCGGAGGAGTTCGCTGCCGGTATGAGAGAGCACCCCTTGTCGTGGTGGGGCATTGTGGATCCACGCCTTGGCGAGAACAAATATCAGAAACTAGGAAAGGTACAGCATCAAGCTCACGATTCAGAACCCAGGCCATCAACGTTTCCCCGGCCAGGTCGAGAGATGAATGCACAACAATATCACAACCAAGGTTGGGCAGGAAACGGAGGAGGCTTCGTGGGTGGCCCTAACGGTCGAGGCGGTTATCGTAACAGCAGCCGACACGGTGGTGGCTATGGGCGGCCCAGTGGCCACAATGGAAACGGACCGCCACCCTCTTTTCGTGGACAACGCTAATTTTTGGTGTAAAAGTACTACAACAACATATGTCTACATCTCGCATATCACACCATCCATCCCTCTCTTTGCCTCGCCATTTTCTGAATCTGGCGCAAAGTCAAAAACAGCGATGCGCTGGTTACAGCTTTATCCCACCATGCGAAGTTGACTGTAATGAAAATCGTGGCCGGTACTTATTACTTTCAGGAAAGGGTACGTCCGGCTCATACGGGCGACGATTTGCAGCTGCTGACGAACACTCACAGCACCTGCCGGTGTAAAAGAGAGGTTACAAACGCAAAAACAAATCCATTATTTCAGTAGAGCAGTGTCACTGCAAAGTCCACATAGAACACTGGTAACCGAGACGTACCTCTTTCTCCGGCGATCTCGTCAAGATCCTCAGACACATTCGCGATTACTTTAGGTTGGAAGCGATGCCGATCGCGCCACATGATTGTCCGACACTCATGAATCAGCAGCATCAACATTCCTAAATCATCCCGACCAAGTACACATGGTGCAACATGACTTGCTAATTCAGACTCAGAGTGGCCGGGAGGTGGCGGCGGGTTATCCCGCATGACGAGCAGTCGATCAATGTCTGTCAATATGTCGCGGAATGACGCGAACGTTTCTTCGCGGCTTTTGCCAAGCTTCAAAAGGGCGTAGTACATGAATTTGAAGATGCGAGTAGAAAAGTAGCTGACAAGGAAGACTGGCGTGATCGCGGCTAGGTTCATATTGATGTCATTTGCTGACATCATTTCATCCATTGCGTTGAGCGCATTCATCATTTCCTTAAGAAGAGATGATTAGGGAAGTCgccaaaaaacaaaaaaagtTGTCCTTGCAGAGAAGAATCCAGCTTACCTTTTTCATATACTGCATTTCAATAAAGCTCATCCGAATCACGTTGTTGATTTCGTAAAAGGTTTTCATACTCTCTTCCTTAGTCTTTTCCACCATCGTCACATCCATTGCTTCTGCCATGGCGCGACGTTCTTCGGGAGACATGTGAGGATGGTAGTCCTCTAGCCAGCTCTCAatcatcttcttcaatgTCTCCACGGCTTCGGCTCGGGCTTTACTGTCACTAAAGTTCTCCCGGCCCTTAAGAAGCTCGTTAAATCTTTAGCAAATGTGAGTGATGTCAATGTTCTGGTACCTGCATCTTCTAAACCACGACTTACATGGCACGTATTGGATCGCGCAATCTCTCCTTTACGAAAGATGAGACACTGCGAATAATACCTTGCACCAGGCCTTTCGTGTAGCCTTTACGCACAACTTGGGAGAAAAACATGGAGCATGTTGGCACAAGTGCCGCAACCATATACCAATTTCGGCGCAACCAAGAAGGCGGTCGCAATCGATCCAACCTCCGCCACCTCTGAATCTCCATCGCATCTTCCATCACATCCAGCAGTTTTGTTACTTCGTTTACCATGAGTGGCAAATTAGTGATAGCTATCTGAGCTGGTTTTTTGGGAGTGGGGTTTGCTGCTTGGCCTTCAATCGATCCAGACTGTAAGCTCGACATTTCTACAGTTCCCCCGCTGGCCAATTCAGCACTCGCCCATAGGGGCAATGGATGGTGACGGGCTGATGTGGCGGGCTGAGAGATCACTCTTGTTCCGTCTTCTTCGTACTGATCTTTGATCCAGTTGGAATCGAACGGTAGAGGCAACTGTCCATTGGCGGCGCGAAATAGTTGGCGCCGAGTCAGCGCAATGGCCTCGACGGACCATTCCGCCAAAATTGATGGATCATCCACGAAGATGCCGCCACCATCACGCTTCTGTACCATGACGTTGGCCATGACTTTTTTGGTTGAATGTTGGCGATCGCGTCGGCTTTTTCCGTGCTGCGAAATAGAGTGTGTGTTCATGTCTATGCCTACGTGGTTGGCGTCCACAACCGAAATGTTTGGCAAAGAAGACGCCGAATTACCAGTTGACGAATGCGATGGTTCGTGCACTACATCGGTTATATCACTCGACATGTGACGGTATAATGGCTCTCGTTCGGGCGGTTCCATTCTCCCTGCGGGCTGTCGATCACCTTTGACATCTTGTGGTTCTCCCTCCGACGGCAGGACGTTTCGTTCCGCATCAAAGCCAGCAACAGCGGCCCATTGCCCACCCTGTCCCAGTACACCCCACTGGGCGACACCTCGTTGCCAACCGGCCTTGAGCAAATGTTGCTGTAATTCGCCGATCGCTGCGCACCGTCGCGCTAGGACAGCTTGGATTTGGGAGACTTTCCGACCAACAGCTTGGTGATTGTATCCCGCCCGTGATGTCCATACTGTTGCGGGTGATTTCGTCCAACAATGTGAATTCGTAAGCTAGAGCAAGAATATATGTCCCACAAGGTAGCAACACACACGGTAACGGAAGAACGTACCGTACGGTCCCGCTTCAATCCAACTAAGGACAGGCTGTTCCCAACGATCCGTCCAAAAGCGCAACGACGCTTGTAGTTCAACTGCTTCGTCTAAAGCCATATCCCGCAAGGCTCGAATGGTTCCTTCAGCCACTTGGGAAGCCGTCTCTGCGTCCGAAACGGCTGTTTTGTGACGTGACTGTGTCAAGGGCGGAGTGCTGGGATCGCAATTCGTCCTCTTGCTGCTCGGTGTGTCGCGGACAGGGGTCAAATCATATTCACTCCACGACTGTTGCAGACTGGGAAGATCGGATGAATCTTCGTTTGCTTGTGGTATCGTCAGGGAAAGCGTGGTGTTGTCTCGCGACTCGCTGGTTTCGTGGAGTGTATGCAGAGGTGCTGTAATGGTGTCGACAATGGACGATGTAGGGATGCTGTTTTGGATgatgtttttgttgttgggtaCGAGTGTAAGTAAAGAACGGACAGCGGACATGCTATTGCGCTTCGAGTGCCGTCGTCCACGAACTGAATTGTAGGGGTTGTCCAATAGCATACCGGTAAGGTCGGGAGTCGAATATGTACCTCGTCGTGGATTGCTCGCGGCGCCGGGGATTGGCAAGGCCCTTCCACTCGTTGTGTCGTAgttttcggctttgcgaAAGGAGCCGGCCCGGGGCGAAAAAACCCAATTCGTAAGCTTGGCGACATTGAAGATACTACTGTTTttgtagttgttgttgttggcaggCACATCGTTGGCGTACGGATCACCAGTGAGGTTGTTGGCGGCGCCAGTGGGTTGGCTGGATGTATTCCATGGATACTGTGTCCCAAACCAAGAATCCGGGCGGTTCTGTATCGTCGAATTATCCTTGTTGTCCTGATAAAGATTGGCGATCAGTCCCGAAACGCCGGAGTAGGTTGATTCGGCGGCTTGTTGTAGCGTGTTGCTGGCGTAATTCCAGTAGGATTGTGTAGCGGACGAAGATGTCGCGTTCCTGTGATGTGGGTTTTGGTTTTCTACCGGAGCCGTCGCCAGCAGGTGAAAATTTAGTGGCGCAGACGGATGGATAGCACTAGCGGCGGCGTCTACTCGTCGATATGTAGTGTCCGTTAACTGTAACACACTCGTTCTGGTATTGTCGAAAGAGTCGACGGTGGTATCGCCCTCGATGTCGCTAccactactgctactgctgccACTACTCGCCCATTGTGTGGCTTTGCTTGCGACTTCTCCAAGTCTCCATGTCATCTTTTGATCAATTTATGCATGAAAGGTGCTGCTATTGGATTGTCGTGCCGTTCATTGTCAAGACATAATATACGCGTATTGGTCAATGGATGGGTCAGGTTTTGTGGCAGTTGACAGTGTGACCTTGCCGGGCCCGGAAGAGACAGTCTCTTTGGGAATCTGAAAGTTGTCGGTTCGTCCTTCCGTCGTTTGGGATCACATAGAGTTGGGGGTTTTGGATTCCCAAgtcgtcacagtcagtcttgTGGGGAAAGACGACCAGACCAGTACGCAACCGTATTGTGTGTCCCCTCGGAAACCAGGATCGTGGACTCTCAGCGTGGCTACGTTTTGTCACTCGCCAGCCCGAATCTCGGCCATATCTTACTTAGATGACCGGCTTGCGACGGCGTCCGAACTACGACGCACTGCACCCCTATTGATTCTCAGAGTCGATTAGAATATATAACATATACACATGAATTTCCTTCCGTTATAAACTGCCGGCTTCTCGGTTGGTGCTCGCACGAACGTGTGACTACACACATAGAGGCCGTTGCCGAAAAACCTAGATGGCTTGCTCGTTCGTTTCCATTGCTGTTACCTTTCAATCATGTAGATTGTATATACACACTCCAGAGCGTACCACACAAACCTACACACATATACAAACGTACACTCTGCTGCTGTTGGGTGTAATTGGACGGAGAGACTCACGCAAGGAGACGACGAAAGGCGAGTCGATACAAGTAGGTCGGCCGGTAGGTTTCCTGTGGACCGATAGTGATTGCCTCTACCGTCTCTTTCGTTCACAGGTCAATTCTCCGCACTCTGTACAACTCCAGCTTGATGTGGTTAAATTGATTGATCTATTACATTTCAATTAGACAACTGCCTGTGACACACACTCTCACGATTCCGAAAGGAAGGACTCGCTTCGATTGTAAGCTAAAGCTTCGTTCCTTGCTCTCTCGCTAGACCGCACTACGTTTAAAAGGGTCCGCTTTCGGGTAGTGCTGCTCCGGCAGAGAATCTTTCCCCCGGGGCTAGCAGGTTTGTTACTGGCGCTCTGCGTACATTTCGACCATGTTTGGCGATCGGAGATCTCCCGCAGCGCGTCGGAGAGCGGCGGGGAACCGACAGGCTCCGCAAGCACCGTCACATCCGCAAACACGCCCGCCGCAACCGGTACAGACCTTTGTGCGGTCCCcgtacgacgacgaagcgtcGAACATGTCCTCCCGTCGACGGAATCTCGCTTTATTCAAGTACGGATCTACCACAAAACGCAGTACTTCTTCGATGGATCGATCGAGACAGCACGCCAAAGAAATTGCGCTCAAGCTGACAACGTCGGCGAGTCTCCCCAATTCCAGCTTTGGGGAATTTGCCGATTTCTCGTCGGCCTTTGGATCGACAGCGACGCCTGCACCGTTCACGACTGCCACTGCTAGCAGGACTACTACTACGACTCGAAGTAGTAAAAAGTTGAACGATCAAGGACGACAGAATCAATACACGTCGCCGAGGACATCGTCTCAGCCTCCCGTCAAGAACTACTTTTTTGATACGGATCCCTTTCCGGACTCTATAGGAGCCACACCTGCCGAATCCCGAGAAGAACCGCGACGAGCACCCCCATCACTGCCGAGCAAAGAAGATGCTTTCTTTACCGCAGATTTCGGTCAAATGTCCGTCGATACCCATCCAAAACGATCGACAAGTGCACAGTCTTCCTCCTTTGTGGTCGCGGAATGGCCTTCGGAAGAGCAATCGATGGCTACCATGCCCGCTAACTCATCAATGCAGAGTCACTACGCCATGTCGCATCAAGAGCAGTATCAAACACGGCCACAAACACCTCCCCCACCACCCCCGCGACCGAAACAACGGACACAACGAAGGGTcaccacaccaccaccaaatGAAACAAGAACCACTCCGCGACGATCCGTTCCTGCCTCCCTGGGGCATGAAGCATCGACAACACCCAATCAACGGTTGGTCAACGACCCAGCCGCCGTCTCACCCAATCCTTCCGTGAACTCGAGCGGAACCGCTGCTGCTAGACGAAGGCTGCGCGCGCAGCGCCGCAAAGGCGGTGAGAGAACGGACCATGGAGACCGACAGTCCGAGCCGG
Proteins encoded in this window:
- a CDS encoding predicted protein, with the protein product LGRQGSVTRKTKETSISATLRMDGSELGVHVNCGIKTLDTFLTLLATTACMSLDLTCHGDLWIDEHHTAEDVAIALGQVLTDALGTKAGLNRMWCASAEQNQTKIEVTMDLSNRPCFTHNLGLDNGEEMVGDLSLEMFEHILDSIVVNARMTVHILEVYATNNLEDTVQAVAIAFGQALKYCAMVDSRRAGATASSKGTLSV
- a CDS encoding predicted protein, producing the protein MEDDFVCAPDFAAVFDGHGGKAVSEYLRQNLYAELQAALPRVMGAQISETTKTTDEKMPSPSGKEFCNTLSDPMMIQSKRTIIAANIGDSRAILSRNETAIELTRDHKPSDPIELDRIHSLGGRVIWHGHVDTHGDPIPGTGVYRVNGNLALSRAIGDRSERPAVTADPDVSILPIDEADDFLVLATDGLWDVMTSSDVVAFIHALIEQGEDIDRDPIAAMVVEEAIRRGSYDNITVLIVWLNPSATSL
- a CDS encoding predicted protein gives rise to the protein MPRRSGRLQLNEVLEESKRTADKFVVVPQADPGNNSVMDEGGASPSTVTGRKRSRQSKDDHSDGVGDDFGENDLEDSDKEEVGKEPAKPRDVTSILSKWGRKGMKSKSMHASTGTIDGSDTSPNGSSGVREGENSTLSIGRKDKAEVTKVAPDAIPKKKVPRKTNDAPSSGPSLLSNLTPGIRPPPVNPQTSKSNSSTKSSAMPSNKSTFHSQPVKTKEYTQPASVRTQHITSDANKAGDLPRSTQESRQGLAPPNSATQAQPPTRLIASTSLPGLRVEERRLMAQLQDTCHRISDSGALPLPMSLAVDVGGSFLQNADNRYDFFDTNSNGEVVLQRPKPIFPEEFAAGMREHPLSWWGIVDPRLGENKYQKLGKVQHQAHDSEPRPSTFPRPGREMNAQQYHNQGWAGNGGGFVGGPNGRGGYRNSSRHGGGYGRPSGHNGNGPPPSFRGQR
- a CDS encoding predicted protein → MTWRLGEVASKATQWASSGSSSSSGSDIEGDTTVDSFDNTRTSVLQLTDTTYRRVDAAASAIHPSAPLNFHLLATAPVENQNPHHRNATSSSATQSYWNYASNTLQQAAESTYSGVSGLIANLYQDNKDNSTIQNRPDSWFGTQYPWNTSSQPTGAANNLTGDPYANDVPANNNNYKNSSIFNVAKLTNWVFSPRAGSFRKAENYDTTSGRALPIPGAASNPRRGTYSTPDLTGMLLDNPYNSVRGRRHSKRNSMSAVRSLLTLVPNNKNIIQNSIPTSSIVDTITAPLHTLHETSESRDNTTLSLTIPQANEDSSDLPSLQQSWSEYDLTPVRDTPSSKRTNCDPSTPPLTQSRHKTAVSDAETASQVAEGTIRALRDMALDEAVELQASLRFWTDRWEQPVLSWIEAGPYVWTSRAGYNHQAVGRKVSQIQAVLARRCAAIGELQQHLLKAGWQRGVAQWGVLGQGGQWAAVAGFDAERNVLPSEGEPQDVKGDRQPAGRMEPPEREPLYRHMSSDITDVVHEPSHSSTGNSASSLPNISVVDANHVGIDMNTHSISQHGKSRRDRQHSTKKVMANVMVQKRDGGGIFVDDPSILAEWSVEAIALTRRQLFRAANGQLPLPFDSNWIKDQYEEDGTRVISQPATSARHHPLPLWASAELASGGTVEMSSLQSGSIEGQAANPTPKKPAQIAITNLPLMVNEVTKLLDVMEDAMEIQRWRRLDRLRPPSWLRRNWYMVAALVPTCSMFFSQVVRKGYTKGLVQGIIRSVSSFVKERLRDPIRAIFNELLKGRENFSDSKARAEAVETLKKMIESWLEDYHPHMSPEERRAMAEAMDVTMVEKTKEESMKTFYEINNVIRMSFIEMQYMKKEMMNALNAMDEMMSANDINMNLAAITPVFLVSYFSTRIFKFMYYALLKLGKSREETFASFRDILTDIDRLLVMRDNPPPPPGHSESELASHVAPCVLGRDDLGMLMLLIHECRTIMWRDRHRFQPKVIANVSEDLDEIAGERGAVSVRQQLQIVARMSRTYPFLKVISTGHDFHYSQLRMVG